The stretch of DNA GGTGCAAGCTCGACAAGGTCGTCTATCAGATCTTCCTTAAAGTTCATTTGATCTTTTTCTGGAATATGCTTCTTCGTTTGTAACTCAACATACGTTTCAAGAGCATCTCCTGTTAATTTTTGTAGAATAATATCTCGAATTACCTGCCTACGCTGAGTTCGATAACGTACGCGAACCTCATCAAATCCCATTACCTCAACCGTCACCGCATACTCTTCACTGGTTTTTTGGTAAGAAGAAGCAAATATATTTGCAAGCGGGCCCACTTCATTCAATTCATAAATGGCAATCATCGCAGAAATGTAATCTTCTTTATTAATATAATTAAAAGACAGTGGCACTAAATTGTTTTTAATTAAAGGGATATTTGCACTTAATCGAGCGGTTCGCTTATTCACATCCTTGAAAGCCTGCAAATATGCAATATGAACTAAAAGAAAAAAACTTTGTTCGTAAGGATCTGTAATTTTGCTGGCCGTCTCGCAAATATACCCCAACTCATCCACTAAACGCGAGCGCCCCTCTAAGGGCATATACGTCGTTCCATAAACACGCACCGCATCATCTCGAACAATTCCAACAGAAGACGATGGCTGAAGCAAACCATCCGCAAGTAAGTAATGCAGCGTACAAATCTCATCATTATTAATTTGAAGTCTATGAGCGTTATCTACAAGATGTCGAATGGCCTCTTTATGATTAAGAATCATAACTTTTTCTTCATCTAACTTATCTGTATTCGCCACACCTTCTATAATTAATTTTTCAGTTTCTATCAACGAATAAGTATTACCCTCTAAGCGTGATGAGTTATAAGATAGATCAATTAACAAACGGTTATAAATTCTTCTCGCATAAGTTCCAGCTGGATCTTTTGAGGAGCTCTGCCCCGCGTGCATGGAACGCAAAAGAGCCCATGTACCTTGAGGCAAATAACGATCAACATTGGGTTTATAAGCATGCACCCATGCTGTGTTATAAGCAGCAGGCTGACGTTGAAAATATGGTTTTTTGATTTGCTCCAAAATACGTTGACTGTGAGCAGTGAAAATTGATGATTTAATGGATACATAAGCAGTACTGCGCTTTTCCCCTACTTTTATTACCATTCCAGCACGAACAAACTGCTCAAGCCACCGCCTAACAGTACGCTCAGGGAAATCCGCCCCTAATTGTTGCAATAAAATTGACAAGCTTACAGGAACCGATTGATTGTTAAGCACTCTGAGAAGAGCATTTTGTTTTTCTGAATTCATGGATACGGCCAGATTCCAATAAAGATACGGCCATTTTACCACTTATACGGCCAAATTTTCAATAGATACGGCCATTTTTAGGGCTTTTTTTGATCAGTCAATCAATTGCCTAATTTTCGGCTGAATAAAGTCAATAACGCAAAAAACACAATATACACTGCGGGGAAAAGCAAAAAATGCGTTTGCGTAATCAAATAACTCATTAATAGCGGCGCGGTACCACCGATTAAGCAGTAAGTGACATTATAAGAAAACGACATTACCACAGCACGATCTTCAAGAGGAGCCAATTGCACGCTTATTCCAGGCGTCACCGATTTTATAAGCGCCCCGGATATTATAAATAAGACAATCGCTAAACCATACGCGAACCATGAATGTCCAACACTTAATAAGCCATAAACAGGAAAACTAAACAGCACCAGAGAAACGATTGCCCACCTATAAATGCGCCACCCCCCTACCTTATCCGCTAAACATCCACATATTGGAATCAGTATAATTAAACCAACTATTAATAGTGTAATAATTAAAAAGGACCAATCTAATGGCATTCCAACAAACTTTGAAAGATAAGTTGGGAAATATGCCACGCCAACATAACTAAGTGCCGCGAGTGGGGCGTTTAACAGAAATATTTTTAACATCACTTTCTTATGTTTCTTAACAAAATACCAACGATCCTTTTTGATTTGATTTTTCTTATTTAATTCTATAAACACGGGTGTTTCTGCAGTTTTTAATCGCAAATAAATCCCTGCTACTGCGATAATTCCTCCAAGAAAAAAGGGCAGCCTCCAACCGAAATGCATTAAAAATTCATGATGAAATGAAATAGCCATAATCACAACAGACGCAACCAGTGCACCAATCATGTTCCCCATCCATGCGAGACTGCCTGAAAAAAAATAATTTTCTTTGCTGGCATGCTCAGAAAGAAAAATCATCGAGATGCTAAATTCACCCCCACAAGACAACCCTTGCAACAATCTTAAAATCAATAAGCACGCCGGCGCTAAAAACCCAACACTTTCAAACGTCGGCAAGCATCCCATCAAAAAGGTTGGAATGGCCATTAATGCCAATGACGCAAAAAATGCGGCTTTTCTTCCCCGTCTATCCGCCAGCCAGCCGAATAATAAACCTCCAATTGGACGACTAATAAAACCTGCAGCGAAAATCGCAAACACACCTAATAAACCCGCCACAGGGTGTTCTTTAGGAAAAAAAAGCACGACAAGAATTGGGCTTAAAAAACTGTAAAGACTAAAGTCGTACCATTCTAAGACTTCACCGATTATACTCGCGAGATAGACATTTTTTTTTGACATATAAGTAATGCAACTTCTTAAACAAGCGTTAGATACTAATCATATTACACTCACTGAGCAACAGATTGTAAAGCTCGCAGCTTATTTAGACCAACTTAATCGTTGGAACAAGACTTATAATTTGACAGCAATCACCGACCCTAAAGAGCAAGTATATAAACATATTGTTGATAGTTTAAGCATACGTGACGCTATTAAGGGGCCAAAAGTGTGCGACGTAGGCACAGGACCTGGTTTACCCGGGATTCCCTTGGCGATTGCACTACCAGATATCCATTTTACTTTAGTCGACAGCAGCCAAAAACGGATCATTTTTCTTCAACAAGCTTTGATTAAGCTCAAAATTACGAATGTGACCGCATTACATCAAAGAATTGAAGAAAATAAAGATACTTTTAATACCCTTATTTCCCGCGCCTTCAGCTCAATTCAAGATTTTGTTGAAAAAACTCGACATGTACTTGCCAATAACGGTCAATTATTGGCCATGAAAGGCGCTTATCCAACAGAAGAATTAACCCAAATCCCACAAGACTTTATTGTCGAAGATGTGCGAAAATTAACAATCCATGGGCTGGATGCGGAAAGGCATTTGGTTATTCTTAAAACGAGAAACCGTATAAATATTGCCCTTAATCCAAAATTCAATGAAAATTCGAAGACCGCCTCCGAGATTTCATAGAGAGAGCCAACAAAGAGGACATTCAGTGGGGAAAATAATTGCAATCGCTAACCAAAAAGGCGGAGTAGGAAAAACCACTACAACCGTCAATCTTGCCGCTGCGTTGGCGAAGATGGGACGCAAAGTATTATTGGTAGACCTTGATCCACAAGGCAATGCCTCTATGGCATGTCGCATGGACCGCGATAACTTATCGCTAACATGCAACGAAGTTTTACTTGGCGAAACGAATATTCGCTCCGCCATTGTTTTAACGCCCGAAAATTTTAATCTACTTCCCTCTAATGCGGATTTAACAGAAGCTGAAATTCGCTTAGTTCAATTTGATCAACGCGAAACACAATTACGCCAACATCTTTCCATCGTTAAATCTGAATATGATTACGTTCTTATTGATTGCCCGCCTTCGCTTAACATGTTAACAGCCAATGCGTTAGTCGCCGCTGATTCGGTGCTCATCCCTATTCAATGTGAATATTATGCACTAGAAGGTCTTTCAAGTTTACTCAACACTATTGAACAATTAAAAAAAGCGGCGAATCCTTATTTGAAAATTGAGGGATTGTTGCGCACGATGTTTGATAATCGTAGTCGATTAACTCAAGATATTTCCGCACAGTTACATGAACATTTTCCAAATCTCGTTTATCGCACCGCAATTCCAAGAAATATTCGTCTTGCAGAAGCACCTAGTCATGCGCAGTCGATTATTGCGTATGATATTGGATGCACAGGCGCTGCCGCTTATCTAGCATTAGCAGGAGAAGTGTTACGGCGCGATCAAGAATTAGCAGCACAAACTCCATTGCAAAATTTGATTAAAAGTTAACATAGAAAACTCTTGTCGGCGACCCAGGATTGTCTTAATATTAACCAGATTAGAGTTAAAAACTCAAGAAAAAAAAAGGGGGGGGGGCTGAGCATGTTCAAATCTGGGAAAAATTACGATGAAGCTGGCATAGAATTGACCGAATTTTCGCCCACCCTAAAAATTTCAGCAAACTCCTTTCTTCTGGCTGCTAAGCCTTTGTTAATTGACCTTGTTCATTATGCGCCAGTGACACTTACAATCACGCTGCAGCCTTTAAACCTCGATATACCTACTCTCACGCCACATCTTATAGGTTCAACAGAATTCCTCAATATTCCGCCATTGAATTCCGATTGGTACACATACGCACAGCATATGATTGCTCCGGCAATTTGGCAAAATATTCATAATTCTCAGCCAGGACATTATAACTTTAACGCGCCGTTTACTAATTTTTCAAACGATAACATTTTTTATACAGATTTTAGTGGCATGGCTCATCACGATCTTTATACTGCATTAAGAAAAAGTGAAAACGAGATTAAAAAAAATGTCGCCATGCTCTATTATATGTTCCGCGGATTTCCTACGGACTTAGTTGTTTATATTGCAACAATGACAGGAATACACGGAGTTCATAATGAATATAACGCGTCACAAGTTGCATTGAAAAAACTCAAGAAAATTGACGTGCCGCCGGCTTTTGCTACGTTTAGTAAATATCCTGGCCTGTTTATTAACAGGCCACCATCCGAGCTAAA from Gammaproteobacteria bacterium encodes:
- a CDS encoding Fic family protein; amino-acid sequence: MNSEKQNALLRVLNNQSVPVSLSILLQQLGADFPERTVRRWLEQFVRAGMVIKVGEKRSTAYVSIKSSIFTAHSQRILEQIKKPYFQRQPAAYNTAWVHAYKPNVDRYLPQGTWALLRSMHAGQSSSKDPAGTYARRIYNRLLIDLSYNSSRLEGNTYSLIETEKLIIEGVANTDKLDEEKVMILNHKEAIRHLVDNAHRLQINNDEICTLHYLLADGLLQPSSSVGIVRDDAVRVYGTTYMPLEGRSRLVDELGYICETASKITDPYEQSFFLLVHIAYLQAFKDVNKRTARLSANIPLIKNNLVPLSFNYINKEDYISAMIAIYELNEVGPLANIFASSYQKTSEEYAVTVEVMGFDEVRVRYRTQRRQVIRDIILQKLTGDALETYVELQTKKHIPEKDQMNFKEDLIDDLVELAPPRIAGLGVTVEELQQWLKVCRK
- a CDS encoding MFS transporter; the protein is MSKKNVYLASIIGEVLEWYDFSLYSFLSPILVVLFFPKEHPVAGLLGVFAIFAAGFISRPIGGLLFGWLADRRGRKAAFFASLALMAIPTFLMGCLPTFESVGFLAPACLLILRLLQGLSCGGEFSISMIFLSEHASKENYFFSGSLAWMGNMIGALVASVVIMAISFHHEFLMHFGWRLPFFLGGIIAVAGIYLRLKTAETPVFIELNKKNQIKKDRWYFVKKHKKVMLKIFLLNAPLAALSYVGVAYFPTYLSKFVGMPLDWSFLIITLLIVGLIILIPICGCLADKVGGWRIYRWAIVSLVLFSFPVYGLLSVGHSWFAYGLAIVLFIISGALIKSVTPGISVQLAPLEDRAVVMSFSYNVTYCLIGGTAPLLMSYLITQTHFLLFPAVYIVFFALLTLFSRKLGN
- the rsmG gene encoding 16S rRNA (guanine(527)-N(7))-methyltransferase RsmG, with translation MQLLKQALDTNHITLTEQQIVKLAAYLDQLNRWNKTYNLTAITDPKEQVYKHIVDSLSIRDAIKGPKVCDVGTGPGLPGIPLAIALPDIHFTLVDSSQKRIIFLQQALIKLKITNVTALHQRIEENKDTFNTLISRAFSSIQDFVEKTRHVLANNGQLLAMKGAYPTEELTQIPQDFIVEDVRKLTIHGLDAERHLVILKTRNRINIALNPKFNENSKTASEIS
- a CDS encoding ParA family protein, whose translation is MGKIIAIANQKGGVGKTTTTVNLAAALAKMGRKVLLVDLDPQGNASMACRMDRDNLSLTCNEVLLGETNIRSAIVLTPENFNLLPSNADLTEAEIRLVQFDQRETQLRQHLSIVKSEYDYVLIDCPPSLNMLTANALVAADSVLIPIQCEYYALEGLSSLLNTIEQLKKAANPYLKIEGLLRTMFDNRSRLTQDISAQLHEHFPNLVYRTAIPRNIRLAEAPSHAQSIIAYDIGCTGAAAYLALAGEVLRRDQELAAQTPLQNLIKS